The genomic window ACAGTAATAATCCTGGGCTATGCGGATTTCCGTTGGAAGACTGCATAAACTCCTCAACACCGGCGCAAATTGAAAAAAGCCTGGATGAAGATAGAGAGGCATTGTGGCTGTATTGCTTTGTGGCTGCTGGGTTCATCTTCGGCTTCTGGCTGTACTGGGGCATCTTCTTGTTTCGCAGCGAGACCTGGAGGTGTGCATTTTACCAGTATGTGGACAACATGCAAGGCAAGGTGACCAAGAAAGTATACAGCTGCATCTCGCGCTTCTGGGCCGGCGGCTCTGAATGAGAAAGCGCATTGCTTTGGCGCTGAAGTAAAggggtttgtgtgtgtgtgtgtgtgtgtgtgtgtgtgatatttcCCTTCCTTGGTTTGTAGAAGAATTGCATTGAGCAAGTTGTGTGTACCTGATGGTGCTTTGACTGTttgacatgtactccctccgttcggtattacttgtcacaaaaatggataaaaatagatgtatctacaactaaaatatatctagatacattcatttcttggacgagtaattccgaacagagggagtacaagtctGTTTAAGTATGTGCTGCTGGAGCCATGAGAAACCAGGTGAGGAAAGCATCTTTCCGCTCTGTAGCAAGGAATCTGTAAGTTGGCGTTGGGTGTCTTGTCTTCTTGGCCCTCGCCCAAGTATTCGTTTTGTCACATCAAGTACCAATTAAACAAATTTGTTATCACCAGCTTGAAAATCTTAGTTCTGTACATATATGCACTGCTGATTTGACAATGATATATTCTTTATTTGCACATTTCTGGACTAGTATTTCCATTATCATGTACCAGTCATCTTGTCATAATTTCGTTGGACGGGAGGAGAATCTCGCAAATCTCGGAACAAATAAGTAGACGAACAAAAATGCAATTGGTACGAAGGCGTGCATCGACAATTAATTGACAGCGAACGACTGATCGATCAGCAGCAGCGTGTGATCAAGCGGCAAGAGGAGCGGCCTCGTGGTGACGGACGTGCGCCATATGGTGAAACAGAAAAATGGGCAGCGCCTGATGGCCGAACTGATCTGGAGAAATGATTTGAGGTACTGCCTTGGTTTCCTGGGAAGGCCGGACGCGTATGATAAATACGTCAATTCAGATCATCAAGCTTGCGGGGCATTGGCATGCAGGCGCTGTACAATAGTATTTGGCGTTGTGCATTGATATTAGAATGCATTTACGGATATGTGCCCACAAATTGATACCCTTAATTGCCAGTGTTAATTTAGCATTGATATGGTTCCTGATTTGTCGTCTCACTTCATCACTATAAAAAAAGGCTTTGCCATCTCGTTTGTTCCTCGCAACTCAGAGGCAGACGAACCATCAGCAAGACCTTCCTCCTATCGACAGTACCACATCTAGCTGAAGATGAAGGCTACACATACTACGCTGCTCCTGGCAGTCGCCTTCCTCGTGCTAGCATCAGGTATTCCTCTTACGATGCATTGCTTCATGCATCAACTAAACAAACGACCATATGCTTGAGTTAATtcatgttttttgtttgtttttgcttgTAGAGGCCACGGTGAAGGCGGATGACATTTGTGCAGGGTCAGTTCACAAGACGCCGATACCGTGTGACCTCCCGGGTTGCCTGCACATTTGCCGCGAGAATGCGAATGGGCTAGGGCCGTGCCCTACTTGCAACTGGACTGCTAACTGCAACGCGTATACTGGATTATGCGAGTGCAATATCTGCATGCCTCCTCCTTCTGCTCCTAGCCAACAATAAAGCGAGTGATATACGTGTATGCTAGCTTTCTGATATACTAGGATAGTTTGTTCTTTGTAATAAGAACGATGCCGTAATGGTATGTCGGGTGTGATCTACTCATTGTAGAATTTGATGCTGCTCCATGCGTTATATGAGATGGTATATGAAGTGGGCTATATTATTTGCTTTACATTGTAGAATTTTAACATGGTCCCAAACTATTTCAGCCGTCTTATTCTTGGATCAGAGGGCCATATGATCTCTTATCTTCCAAGAGGTTAGATTACTAAAtagggaaatgttttttttttggaaaagcaCCTAATTATACGGAAATAAGTAGTATATATTGCTAAGAACTCTTGCTGTATGGACTATTACATGAAAATAAAATTAAAGCTTCTAGAAAATAGTATGTATTTATTTTGTTTGGATTTTTATTAAGGCATTCACAATTTGTTTGAATCATCCATACGTATGTGTTTACCAAGCAAAGGTTACCAAGAAGATGTACAGCTGCATGTCGCGCTTCCAGGCCAGTGGCTTTATATGATGAAGTGTGTCGCGTGGTGTTGAAGTAATGGCGTGCGCGGATCATTTCTGTAATTGTTATGACCGGTTTACAATACAACCGGAGGAGGCCCGCTGGGCAGTATATTAagggcttggcccacaagttatcttaggctagtCGTTTTGAGATTATAAATATTAGATTGTAAGATACCTTTTGAAATTAAGCAATAAAGATAGTTCTATCATATTGCCCGACTccagaggagccggaaaccctagccgcaccttgccctagccgccgccgcccttcttcAACCTCGCGACGGCGCCAatacgccggagccgccgccctcgcccccaaCCCTCGCTGTTCTGCCCGTATAACCTACGGAGTAGAGCGCTAGGAACCCtggtcctaccaatttggtatcaggtaccCGGGTTTCGACCATGTCTTCGCCACCTCCAattccgccaccaccgccaccaccgtcgCTGCCCGtcaactccaccaccgccgctgccgccaacTCCTCCACCGCTGCCGCCTCCGCGCCGGGCGCCACGGCGTCGCTCTCGGCGGGCGCCACGGCGTCGCTCTCGGCGCCGACTCTCCCGGCACCCGGCACCGCGCCGGGCCACGGGCAGCCACCAGCCCCCGTCCAACATACGCCACCGCCGTCACCTCCCCCGCAGACGCAACAGTTCACACTGGAGGCAATGGCCGGCGTCCTCAACGACCTCGTCGCTGCGGTCCAGGGCATCCGCCTCTACCTGGCAAGTCCGTACGGGCCGCCTCCACCACTCCATCCAGCCATGGCCGCGGGTCAGCAGGCGCTGCCGTGGTACTCGGTACCGGGGGCCATCACCGGAGGCTACCCGGCGCTCCCCGCCCCGGCGGCCGCACCGCCGCCTTGGCCACAGTGGCCGCTGCAGCTCGCGACGGCAACCGCGCCACTCGCCGCCACCACGGGGCCGCAGTGGCCCACCTGGACCGCGTCGGCCGCGCCGTCTCCCGCCGCGCCATCCCTTCTAGCGGCCACGGAGTAGGTTCCTCCACCGCCCCCTCCCAGCCCTAACCTGGGCCGGTCTTCGCAAAGCGGGCTTCCGATCCAGGAGGTCCGCTTTCCGTCGTCACCATCGCCACTCCCCGGCTGGCTTCACGGGCCGCCATCGGCCTACCCGGAGGCCCGTCCACCGTCCGGTTTCCCGTTGCAGCCCGAGGCGTCGGGCGCCACCGGGAACTACGCCGGGCCTTCCACCATGGACCACGCACCATCATCCGCCCTCCGCACCGCCGAGGCAGTGGGCCAGGGCGCGCCACACCAGCAGCCGCCCCGGTTCGCCAAGATCAACTTCGCCACGTACAACGGCTCCGACgacccgcttaactggctcaaccagtgtgaccAGTTCTTCCGCGGACAGCGCACACCCGCGTCGGAGCGCACTTGGCTGGCTTCCTACCATCTCTGTGGGGCCGCCCAGACATGGTACtatgccctcgagcaggacgagggcggcatgcccccgtGGGATCATTTCCGAGAGCTGTGCCTTCTTCGTTTCGGGCCACTGGTCCGCGGGAGCCGCTTGGCCGAGTTGGGCCGCCTGCGgttcacctccacggtgcaggacttcaccgaccgcttccaggccctggcgtgccacgcgccCGGTGTGACAGCCTTACAGCGGGCGGAGCTTTTCATCGGCGGCCTTCCcgaccacatccgcgtggacgtcgagatgaaggggccccaagaccttcagacggccatgtactatgccCGGGCGTTCGAGCAGCACGCCCAGGCCTTGACGCATCCATCCGCGCCACGTGGGGGCCGACAGCCTCCCCGGCCGTCTCTGGCAGCACCGGCGTCGTCCACAGCCGCCTCGGCACCCACCCCGGCACCGACGCGGCCGTTCAGGCGCCTCACTCAGGCGGAACAGCTGGAACGCTGGCGCCTGGGCTTGTGCTTCAACTGTGATGCGCCCTATACACCGGGCCATGTCTGTCCCcgcctcttctacttggagacgACAGACGAGACTGAGGATGAGACAGTGGAGGATGGCCTCGGCGCTCCAGCCCTTGCGGAGCCCGCAGCAGCACCCGCGCCTGCCCCGTCCACCGCCCTCGTGGTGTCCCTACACGCGCTGTCGGCATCCGTGATGAACGGACGATGCTCTTACTGGTCATGATCCAGGGCGAGCGCCTAGTGGCTATAGTGGACACAGGGTCCATGCATAACTTCCTGCCGGAGACCATCATGCGGCGCCTTGCATTACAGCCAACCGACGGAGAGCAGTTGCGAGTCACAGTCGCTAATGGCGACCGTCTCCGCTGCCATGGGCTCGCCCGCGACACGTGCCCATCACTATCGGCgacgagcacttcaccatcacctgcGCCGGCATCGAattgggctgcttcgacttcatcctcggcgtcgACTTCTTGCGCACTCTTGGTCCTATTCTCTGGGATTTCGACGCGCTGACGATGACCTTCTGGCGGGTGGGCCGCCGCATTCGGTGGGACGACATTGGGGGTGCCGCACCCACCCCTCCACTCCAGCTAGCCGCGACCACCGCCACGGACGAGCACCCACTATTGGAGAGCCTCCTACAGCAGCACGATGACATCTTCACCGAGCCACAGGGGCTGCCGCCCGCCCACACGTACGATCACCGTATACATCTTCTGCCAGGCTCCGCGCCGGTGGCGGTACGGCCTTACCGCTACCCGCAGTTGCAGAAGGATGAGTTGGAGCGGTAGTGTGCGCTCATGCTCGTGGCAGGCATCATCCGGCTCTCCACTTCGCCATTTACCGCGCCAGTGCTTCTCGTCCGCAAGTCAGATGACACATGGCGTTTCTGCATCAACTACCGTGCCCTTAATGCTGTCACACTTAAGGACAAGTTCCCTATTCCAGTGGTCGATGAGCTCCTCGATGAGCTCCAcggggcgcgcttcttcaccaaaCTCGACCTCCGGTCGGGGTACCACCAGGTGCGCATGCACCCGGATGACATCGCCAGGACAGCGTTTCAGACTCATCACagccacttcgagttcttggtgatgccctttggcctcaccaacgcccGAGCGACCTTCCAGGCTCTGATGAACGACGTCCTCCGGCCCTACTTACGTcggtttgtgctcgttttctttgatgatattctgatCTACAATGCGTCTTGGGCAGAGCACCTAcagcacgtcgccatcgtcttcaacgagcttcgggtGCACCAACTCcatcttaagcgctcgaagtgctcgttcgggacgcCTTCGGTGGCCTACTTGGGCCACGTCATCTCGGCCGACGGGGTCGctatggacgccgacaaggtggcTGCCGTCGCTGCCTGGCCGACGCCCCAGTCTCCGCGGGCTCTTCGCGGGTTTCTCGGCCTTGCTGGCTATTACCGGAAGTTTATCCGGGAGTTTGGTGTCATCGCTTCGCCACTGATACGTCCATtatgcatcatgcttctatattgatatttcttgcattatgggttgttatttcacgttatgtcacaatatttatggctattctctcttattttacaaggtttgcatgaagagggagaatgtcggcaactggaattctgggctggaaaaggagcaaatattggaggcctactctgcgcaactccaaaagtcctgaaactccacggaatgtcttaaaataaataaagaaaaatcgtcgccaaagatgaaagccagggggcccacaccctgctcacgagggtggggggtgccccctgggcgcgcccccctaccttgtggcccccctggtggctctccgacgcccgtcttctcctatatgaagtctttcgatgagaaaaaaataagaagcaacctttcgggacgagactccgccgccacgaggcggaaccttggcggaaccaatctagggctccggcagagctgttctgccgaggacacttccctccgggagggggaaatcatcaccatcgtcatcaccaacgctcctctcatcgggagagggcaatctccatcaacatcttcaccagccccatctcatctccaaaccctagttcatctcttgtatccaattcttgtctccaagtccgggattggtgctagtaggttgctagaagtgttgattactccttgtagttgatgctagttggtttatttggtggaagatcatatgttcagatcctatatgcacattattacccctctaattatgaacacgaatatgctttgtgagtagttaagtttgttcctgaggacaagggagaagtcttgctattagtagtcatgtgaatttggtattcgtttgatattttgataagatgtatgttgtctagcctctagtggtgttatgtgaacgtcgactacataacacttcaccattatttgggcctagaggaaggcattgggaagtaataagtagatgatgggttgctagagtgacataagcttaaaccctagtttatgcgttgcttcgtaaggggctgatttggatccatatgtttcatgctatggttaggtttaccttaatacttttgttgtagttgcggatgcttgcaatagaggttaatcataagtgggatgcttgttcaagtaagaacaacacccaagcactggtccacccacatatcaaattatcaaagtaccgaacgcgaatcatatgagcgtgatgaaaactagcttgacgatattcccatgtgtcctcaggagcgcttttcctattataagattttgtccaggcttgtcctttgctaaaaaaagattgggccaccttgctgcactttatttacttttgttacttgttgctcgttacaatttatcttatcacaaaactatctgttaccacttatttcagtacttgtagagaataccttgctgaaaaccgcttatcatttccttctgctcctcgttgggttcgacactcttacttatcgaaaggactacgatagatcccctatacttgtgggtcatcaagactcttttctggcgccgttgccggggagtgaagcgcctttggtaggtggaatttggtaaggaaaaatttatatagtgtgctgaaattttctgtcacttgttactatggaaagtaattgtctgaggggcttgttcgaggtatcttcaccccgtccaatagagcaaagagttgctcctcaacctactcaacctactgaacctattgaaaatgaaactccttttgagattccttcgggtttgatggaaaaactgctagctaacacttttacaggagatggaacaaagcatcctgatgaacatctacgctatgtggatgatgtttgtggactatttaagcttgcaggtatacccgatgatgctgttaagaagaaggctttccctttatctttgaagggagatgaattgacatggtacaggctatgtgatgacatgagatcatggaactataaaagattgaaattggaatttcatcaaaagtattaccctatgcatcttgttcatcgtgatcgcaattatatatataatttttggcctcgcgaaggagaaagcatcgctcaagcttgggggaggcttaaatcaatgttatattcatgccccaatcatgagctcgcaagagaagtgattatgcaaagtttttatgcttgactttctgaaaacaatcgcaccatgctcgatacttcttgtgctggctcttttatgatgaagactattgaattcagatggaatttattggatataattaaacgcaactctgaagattgggacctcgacgaaggtaaggtgtcaggtatgacacctaagtttgattgtgttaaatcttttatggataccgatattttccgtaagtttagcactaaatatggacttgactctgagatagtagcttctttctgtgaatcttttgctacttatgttgatctctccaaggagaagtggtttaaatatcatcctcccatagaagtaaaagtagctgcacctactaaagttgaagaaaagactgtcacgtATAAtgatcccgctgattttcttgttcttggttctccacaagatagcttttgtcccattatatttggtagacccttcttgaatactgttaatgctacgatagactgcaaaaagaatgttgttactgttggcatAGATGATATGGTTCattagtttaatttctctaaatttagtaaacaacatcgcgaggaagaattgcctagtaaggacgaaattattggtcttgcttctattgccgtacctcctagtgatcctttagaacaatatttgctagaccatgaaaatgatatgttcatgaatgaaagaagggaaatagatgaaggttctttaaacaggaacctattctggaacacaatttgcctgttgaaatcctaggggatcctcctccacccaagggtgatcccgtatttgagcttaaaccgttgcctgataatcttaaatatgcttatcttgatgaaaagaaaatatatcctgttattattagtgctaatctttcagaacatgaaaaagaaagattattgaaaactctgaagaagcaccatgctcctattggatatactctggatgatcttaagggcatcagtcccactctatgtcaacataaaataaatttggaagcggacgccaaaccagttcgtgatcctcaacgacgtttgaatcctaaaatgaaagaagtggtaagaaaggaaatactcaagcttctggaggtaggtataatttatcccattgctgatagtcagtgggtaagtcctgtccattgtgtccctaagaagggaggtattactgttgtccctaatgataaagatgaattgattccgcaaagaatcatcacaggttataggatggtaattgatttccgcaaattaaataaggctactaagaaagatcattaccccttaccttttattgatcaaatgctagaaatattatgcaaacatacacactattgctttctagatggttattccggtttttctcaaataccggtgtcggctaaagatcaatcaaagactacttttacatgcccttttggtacttttgcttatagacgtatgcctttcggtttatgtaattgacctgctacctttcaaagatgcatgatggctatattctctgacttttgcgagaaaatttgtgaggttttcatggacgacttttccgtctatggttcctcttttgatgattgcttgagcaatcttgctcgagttttgcagagatgtgaagaaactaatcttgtcttgaattgggaaaagtgccactttatggttaatgaaggtattgtcttggggcacaaagtttctgaaagaggtattgaagttgataaagccaaggttgatgctattgaaaagatgccatgtcccaaggacatcaaaggtataagaagtttccttggtcacgccggattttataggaggttcattaaggacttctcaaaaatctctcggcctctgactaatttattacaaaaagatgtaccatttgtctttgatgatgattgtgtagaagcatttgaaatacttaagaaagcattagtctctgcacctgttgttcagccacctgattggtatttaccctttgaaattatgtgtgatgctagtgattatgttgtaggtgctgttctagggcaaagagttgataagaaattaaatgttatccattatgccagtaagactctagatagtgctcaaagaaattatgctactaccgaaaaggaacttttagcagttgtgtttgcctgtgataagtttagaccttatattgttgattccaaagttactgttcacactgatcatgctactattaaatatcttatggaaaagaaagatgcaaaacctagactcattagatgggttctcctgctgcaagaatttgatttgcatattgttgatagaaagggagctgagaaccccgttgcagacaacttgtctaggttagagaacgttcttcatgacccactacctattgatgatagctttcctgatgaacaattaaatgtcataagcacttctcgtagcactcctcggtatgctgattatgctaattatattgttgctaaatttataccacctagcttcacataccaacaaaagagaaagtttttctatgacttgcgacattacttttgggatgacccacatctttataaagaaggagtagatggtgttattagacgttgtgtacctgagcatgaacaggaacagatcctacgcaagtgtcactctgaagcttatggaggacaccacgctggagatagaactgcacataaggtattgcaatccggtttttattggcctactctcttcaaggatgcccgtaagtttgttttgtcttgcgatgaatgtcaaagaattggtaatattagtagacgtcaagaaatgcctatgaattattcacttgttattgaaccatttgatgtttgggggttcgattatatgggaccttttcctgcctctaatggatatactcatattttagttgctgttgattacgttactaagtgggtagaggctattccaaatagtagtgctgatcataacacctctattaaaatgcttaaggaagttatttttccgaggtttggagtccctagatatcttatgactgatggtggttcacactttattcatggtgctttccgtaagatgcttgctaaatacgatgttaatcatagaattgcatctccatatcacccacagtctagtggtcaggtagaattgagcaatagagagctcaaattaattttgcaaaagactgtcaataggtctagaaagaattggtccaagaaactggatgatacattatgggcctatagaactgcatataagaatcctatgggtatgtctccgtacaaaatggtttatggaaaagcttgtcacttacctctcgaactagaacataaggcatactgggctattaaagagctcaactatgatttcaaacttgccggtgagaagaggttatttgatattagctcacttgatgaatggagaacccaagcttatgaaaatgccaagttgtttaaagaaaaagtcaaaagatggcatgacaaaaggatacaaaagcgtgagtttaatgtaggtgattctgtattgctatacaactcccgtttaagattttttgcaggaaaacttctctccaaatgggaaggtccctacgttatcgaggaggtctatcgttccggtgccataaaaatcaacaacttcgcaggaacaaatccgaaggtggtaaacggtcaaaggattaaacactatatttcaggtaatcccataaatgttgaaactaatattattgaaaccgtaaccccggaggaatacataaaggacaccttCCAAcccgttttagactccgaaaaggaataggtatgtggtacggtaagtaaaccgactccaaaatttttaaggcaatatttctccgttttggaatatttagaaaaatagaaaaataagtagcagtccggggaggacacgaggcctccacgagggtggagggcgtgccctacccgcctaggcgcgccccctacctcgtgagcacctcgtgtgccctccggactccgtttccttacacgatacatattttggtcggtaaaaattcattatatatactcccgaaggttttgactctcgtatcatgcaaatatcctctgtttttgttttcgagCTATTGctactgcagattagagcaagatgtcttctcaagagtcagtcggcgAGAGCCGGGTATccaatccggcaccggaaccaagggcaagcagcgacgctgaccacttcgagccagcaacggaggaagagatggaggctgacctgatgagagtagatgccatggaggatcaagaagtcacctctcgcctccgggATGGGTTTACGacgggggaactacagagctcaactattccaaaactcggttatcccttccaatgttaaatttctttcctatgaaaatatgaggaggagtgtctcaagctctcccgcagctatgcaacacccttgggtgcaaggagctttagccgttacagggaagcttcgcaaggaaataatggacctcaagcagcaagtcaataagctcgaggaggagaaccgtattctgaggggaatcatcgccaagaatattacgccaacaacaaagaaggagaaataattacatgggtatgggcactccccttggcaactgccaagcttgggggaggtgccctggtatcgtatcaccatcacaactcctatctttactgttttattaGTTTGAtctatttagtagtatcttgatttagtagaataaagtcatggcatgatctagttttgagttttgctttatgatccttctttgtaatcgagtccgtgagctatataataaagattagtgttgagtcaagggcttgagtattttgcaatgatcttgggtgattagaagaaaaagaataagaagaatcaaagagttcatattgatcttagtgaaagtagtgacttcacatagaaagagtatgatgattaaaggttgttgggagttggcaaatatagctttggtcatcgttgcaattaataggaagtaataaggaaagagaggtttcacatatagatatattatcattgacatcttttatgattgggagcactcattaaaatatgacatgctaaagagttgatgttggacaaggaagacaacataatgagttatgttttcttacatttgagataaagtatgttgtcatggatcctctaacgtgttgagcttgcctttccccctcatgctagccaaattctcagcactaagtagaaatactacttgtgcttccaaatacccttaaaccagttttgccatgagagtcaccatatctacctatggattgagtaagatccttcaagtaagttgtcatcggtgcaagcaataaaaattgctctctaaatatgcatgacttattagtgcggagaaataaactttgtacgaacttgttgtggacgcaataaaatcgacggactgcataataaaggttcacatacaaggggcaatataaagtgacgttcttttgcattaagattttgtgcatcaaccctaaacgcgcatgacaacctctgcttccctctacgaagggcctatcttttattattatcctctaccttatgcaagagtcacggtgatcttcacctttcctttttcattttatcctttggcaagctcagcacgttggaaagaacatgatatatatatctaattggatgtgggggagcatgaattattactgttgatattacccttgaggtaaaaggttgtggggcaaaactataagcccctatctttctctgtgtccgattaaaactccgtaaccacaagtatcgcctgagtgctagaaattatgaaggactaagtgatagttgagtatgtggacttgcttttaagctctgacatagactctttccgatgttatgataaattgcaattgcttcaatgactgaggttataatttgttggtgctcaacaAGGTTTCTGATTCAAACTTTTTGCTTTGTGAActgatcatcacttgaacataagtaatcatat from Triticum aestivum cultivar Chinese Spring chromosome 3B, IWGSC CS RefSeq v2.1, whole genome shotgun sequence includes these protein-coding regions:
- the LOC123071885 gene encoding uncharacterized protein translates to MKATHTTLLLAVAFLVLASEATVKADDICAGSVHKTPIPCDLPGCLHICRENANGLGPCPTCNWTANCNAYTGLCECNICMPPPSAPSQQ